One Mycolicibacterium rufum genomic window, TGTCGGGGCGCGGCCAGAACGAAGGGGATCGCTGGTGTCAGTTACCAAGCCCGCCGCTCGCAAGACCACTGTGAGTCCGTCTGGTGAGTCCATTCTGCACGGCGCCGAGGCCGAAGCCCGTATTGCGTGGGTTTCGCAGGCCCGGTGTCGCCAGACCGATCCCGACGAACTGTTCGTCAGAGGCGCAGCGCAGCGCAAGGCGGCGGTCATCTGCCGGCACTGCCCGGTGATCGCCGAGTGCGGGGCCGACGCCCTGGACAACCGGGTCGAGTTCGGCGTCTGGGGTGGCATGACCGAGCGCCAGCGTCGCGCGCTGCTCAAGCAGCACCCGGAAGTGGTCTCCTGGTCGGAATTCTTCGCCGCGCAGCGCAAACACCGCAGCGCCGGATAGACACGACGGCTTTCGCCACCGTCAAAATTTGCTTCGAATGCCGCGGCCTGACTGAGTTCAGGCCGCGGCTGCTTCTCCGGTGATCTGATCGGCGATGGCGCGCAGCGCCTCGAGATCGGACACGTCGAAGGGCAGTGACGGCACTCCGACGATCGCGACGTGCGGGTTCGCGCCGGTGAAGCGCGACAGCAGCCGGACCTCCCGCTTGGCGGTCGAGGCGCGGTCGGCGTGCACCCGCAGCACCGCGGCGGCCAGCGAGTCGGGATCCGCCTTCTCCAGTTCGTCGGCCGCCTCCGCCGCCTTGTCGGCGTGCAGATCACACAACGTCGGGTGCGTCCGGTTCAGGATCAGACCGGCCAGCGGCATCCGCTCGCTGGAGAGCCGATCGACGAAGAACGACGCCTCACGCAGCGCGTCCGGTTCGGCCGCCGACACGACGACGAACTGCGTGCCGCGACGCTTGAGCAACTCGTAGGTGCGGTCCGCCTTCTCCCGG contains:
- a CDS encoding WhiB family transcriptional regulator; protein product: MSVTKPAARKTTVSPSGESILHGAEAEARIAWVSQARCRQTDPDELFVRGAAQRKAAVICRHCPVIAECGADALDNRVEFGVWGGMTERQRRALLKQHPEVVSWSEFFAAQRKHRSAG